A stretch of the Tardiphaga sp. 709 genome encodes the following:
- a CDS encoding NAD-dependent epimerase/dehydratase family protein, whose protein sequence is MSNYKLEKNDPVLITGAGGFIGGHLVSDLLGRGFTRIRAVDRKPLKDWYQHFPEVESLVLDVSLLDDCRKATKDMVNVFNLAADMGGMGFIENNKALCMLSVLTSTHMLMAARDADVKRLFYSSSACVYAAGKQTDANVTALKEADAYPAMPEDGYGWEKLFSERMAHHFMEDFGIQSRVARYHNVYGPWGTYDGGREKAPAAICRKVIQAQLSGSNEIEIWGDGEQTRSFMYIDDCVQGTKAILESEILYPINLGSSELVSINQLVSTVETISGVKLKRKYKLDAPKGVRGRNSDNTLIVSELNWEPSVKLIDGMAKTYAWIYDQMAGSANSKQRNLTFVS, encoded by the coding sequence ATGAGCAACTACAAGCTGGAAAAGAATGATCCCGTGCTGATCACGGGAGCCGGTGGTTTCATTGGTGGCCATCTCGTGTCGGACCTGCTTGGCCGTGGCTTCACGCGCATTCGCGCTGTGGATCGCAAGCCGCTGAAGGACTGGTACCAGCATTTCCCGGAGGTCGAGAGCCTCGTCCTCGACGTAAGCCTGCTCGACGATTGCCGGAAGGCGACCAAGGATATGGTCAACGTCTTCAATCTCGCTGCCGACATGGGCGGCATGGGCTTCATCGAGAACAACAAAGCGCTCTGCATGCTTTCGGTGCTGACGTCGACGCACATGCTGATGGCAGCACGCGATGCCGATGTGAAGCGCTTGTTCTATTCATCATCCGCTTGCGTCTACGCCGCCGGCAAACAAACCGATGCAAACGTCACCGCGCTCAAGGAAGCTGATGCCTATCCGGCCATGCCGGAAGACGGCTACGGCTGGGAGAAACTGTTCTCCGAGCGCATGGCGCACCATTTCATGGAAGACTTCGGCATCCAGAGCCGTGTCGCGCGCTACCACAACGTCTACGGCCCCTGGGGCACCTATGATGGCGGCCGCGAAAAGGCCCCGGCCGCGATCTGCCGTAAGGTCATTCAGGCCCAGTTGTCTGGCTCCAACGAAATCGAGATCTGGGGCGACGGCGAGCAGACCCGCAGCTTCATGTATATTGATGATTGCGTTCAGGGCACCAAAGCGATCCTCGAAAGCGAAATCCTGTATCCGATCAATCTCGGTTCCAGCGAGCTCGTCTCGATCAACCAGCTGGTCTCGACGGTCGAGACCATTTCCGGCGTCAAGCTGAAGCGGAAGTACAAGCTCGACGCGCCGAAGGGTGTCCGCGGGCGCAATAGCGACAACACGCTTATCGTGTCCGAGCTCAACTGGGAGCCATCGGTCAAGCTGATCGACGGCATGGCGAAGACCTATGCCTGGATTTACGACCAGATGGCAGGCAGCGCCAACTCCAAGCAGCGCAATCTGACCTTCGTCAGCTAA
- a CDS encoding FkbM family methyltransferase, with amino-acid sequence MEMLGHRGAFAAFIAKSLKDEDFVLVDVGCGGGIDGTWRVFGDHLAAVGFDPNIDEVERLQRAETSKKINYKAAFVGVPAENPISIRRGGRLPNSRNPWNRFAVNRTMSIMAEQIKNFSPTEKVEINAWPQAKLTEPDRLFLPDYLDQIGFGSVDFIKIDIDSDDYDVLQSLEESLSNRRILGLCAEVNFYGSDDPTEHTFHNTDRFMRKNGFDLFGLTTRSYSAAALPHRYELRMPAQSIAGRPYQGDALYLRDVGSEEWSKSAPSFGPEKLLKLAALFSLFGLPDCAAQVLVTYRIRLQPLINVDAGLDLLVAETDLGASTGMSYKELMAAFEANRDIFYPGNSSNAPAAGMVQSVAPAHPLLPP; translated from the coding sequence ATGGAAATGCTTGGTCACCGCGGCGCGTTCGCTGCATTCATCGCAAAGTCTCTCAAGGACGAAGATTTCGTACTGGTCGACGTCGGATGCGGCGGCGGCATCGACGGAACATGGCGCGTGTTTGGTGACCACCTCGCTGCCGTCGGCTTCGATCCGAACATCGACGAGGTTGAGCGCCTTCAGCGCGCCGAGACCTCGAAGAAGATCAACTACAAGGCTGCATTTGTGGGCGTGCCGGCAGAAAATCCGATCAGCATTCGCCGCGGCGGCCGACTGCCCAATTCGCGCAATCCATGGAACCGGTTTGCGGTGAACCGGACCATGAGCATCATGGCCGAGCAGATCAAGAACTTCTCCCCCACCGAAAAGGTCGAGATTAATGCCTGGCCACAGGCAAAACTGACGGAGCCGGACAGGCTATTCCTGCCGGACTATCTCGATCAGATCGGCTTCGGTTCAGTTGACTTCATCAAGATCGATATCGATAGCGACGACTACGACGTTCTGCAGTCGCTCGAGGAAAGCTTGAGCAACCGGCGTATTCTGGGACTTTGCGCAGAAGTGAATTTCTACGGATCGGATGATCCGACCGAGCACACATTCCACAATACCGATCGCTTCATGCGCAAGAACGGCTTCGATCTGTTCGGTCTCACGACGCGATCCTATTCGGCGGCTGCGCTTCCGCACCGCTATGAGCTCCGCATGCCCGCACAGAGCATCGCCGGCCGGCCCTATCAGGGCGACGCGCTCTATCTTCGCGACGTCGGCAGTGAGGAGTGGAGCAAGTCCGCGCCGTCTTTCGGACCGGAAAAACTGTTGAAGCTCGCAGCCCTGTTTTCACTGTTCGGCCTGCCCGATTGTGCGGCGCAGGTTCTAGTCACCTATCGCATCCGGCTGCAGCCCCTGATCAATGTCGATGCCGGCCTCGATCTTCTTGTGGCGGAAACCGATCTCGGCGCGTCCACCGGCATGAGTTACAAGGAGCTCATGGCGGCCTTCGAAGCCAATCGTGATATTTTCTACCCCGGGAACTCGTCGAACGCGCCTGCAGCCGGCATGGTGCAAAGCGTGGCGCCTGCACACCCCCTGCTCCCGCCATGA